A region from the Citrobacter telavivensis genome encodes:
- a CDS encoding transposase, with translation MNELWITVKESMELSSMPTTEPGIRNRLEALVAGRSELRRKRAGTKAFEYHISVLPPEVRAELLATCGLIETSSGLITLPQEPERVAADDLNRQRLWSAWEKATGEQRLHAERRTKAAALVAELMASGIGNRKAITLAAKQLQISEGTLRNLYYKVKDFSPDLWGPVLLDRRVREKRVTGRSAEISDDAWQFLLGDYLRNEAPFFSKCYERLEIAAETHGWTIPAERTLRRKLEREVDPRIVVATREGENALAQMHPSQQRTVAQLHAMEWINGDGYQHNVFVRWFNGEIIRPKTWFWQDVHSRKIVGWRADVSENSDSIRLSLMDTLKTYGKPQHITIDNTRAAANKWLSGGVPNRYRFKVREDDPMGIIPLLGIKLHWTGVIGGKGWGQAKPVERAFGVGGLGEYIDKHPALAGAFAGENVSSKPENYGSRAVDVETFMEIISEGVAMFNRKTQRKTEMCRGELSFDQAFEKSYSQSVITRLTEEQIRQFMLPAESVRVKPTGEFTMESGGSLFGRKNTYWSEQLVSHRSRKITVRFDPRNLHSEVACYDLDGRFLCMAECRAAVAFGDTEAGREHNRARREMMRSTKKATKALNRMTAIEVNDLLPKTEHAEQPERHVVERVFNMGNTVRRVEEIQDTQNENDVIFETFVNQAKRSRK, from the coding sequence ATGAATGAACTGTGGATTACAGTAAAAGAAAGTATGGAGTTATCCTCGATGCCTACCACTGAGCCAGGTATCCGTAATCGTCTTGAAGCTTTGGTCGCAGGTCGCAGCGAGCTACGCCGTAAACGTGCCGGCACCAAAGCATTTGAATACCACATATCAGTTTTACCACCGGAAGTTCGTGCTGAATTGCTGGCTACCTGTGGGCTGATTGAAACCTCATCCGGACTCATTACTTTACCGCAAGAGCCTGAACGTGTTGCTGCCGATGACCTTAATCGTCAGCGTCTCTGGTCAGCATGGGAAAAAGCGACTGGCGAACAGAGACTGCATGCAGAACGTCGCACTAAAGCTGCCGCGCTGGTGGCTGAGCTGATGGCGTCGGGCATTGGCAATCGCAAGGCAATTACCCTTGCAGCAAAGCAACTGCAAATCAGTGAGGGAACACTGCGCAACCTGTACTACAAAGTGAAGGACTTCAGTCCCGACCTCTGGGGACCGGTTCTGCTTGATCGCCGGGTTCGCGAAAAACGCGTTACAGGGCGTTCTGCTGAAATCTCTGATGATGCCTGGCAGTTCCTCCTGGGGGATTACCTGCGTAATGAAGCGCCATTTTTCTCCAAATGTTATGAGCGCCTGGAAATCGCCGCAGAAACACATGGCTGGACCATTCCTGCCGAACGCACCCTGCGCCGTAAACTGGAACGTGAAGTTGACCCGCGTATTGTCGTTGCCACTCGTGAAGGTGAAAACGCACTGGCGCAGATGCATCCGTCACAACAGCGCACTGTCGCACAGTTGCATGCGATGGAATGGATTAACGGTGACGGCTATCAGCACAACGTGTTTGTCCGCTGGTTTAACGGTGAAATCATTCGCCCTAAAACATGGTTCTGGCAGGACGTCCACAGCCGCAAAATTGTTGGCTGGCGGGCTGATGTATCAGAAAACAGCGACAGTATCCGTCTGTCACTCATGGATACACTGAAAACCTACGGGAAGCCACAGCACATAACGATAGACAACACACGTGCAGCGGCGAACAAATGGCTGTCAGGTGGCGTTCCTAACCGCTATCGCTTCAAAGTCCGTGAAGATGACCCGATGGGGATCATCCCACTGCTGGGTATCAAGCTGCACTGGACAGGCGTTATTGGTGGTAAAGGCTGGGGCCAGGCCAAACCCGTTGAACGAGCCTTCGGTGTGGGCGGCCTGGGGGAATACATCGATAAACACCCGGCACTGGCTGGCGCATTTGCCGGTGAAAATGTCAGTTCCAAGCCAGAGAACTATGGCAGCAGGGCTGTTGATGTTGAGACCTTTATGGAAATTATCAGTGAAGGTGTCGCCATGTTTAACAGGAAGACTCAGCGCAAAACGGAAATGTGCCGTGGTGAACTGTCATTTGATCAGGCTTTCGAGAAGAGTTACAGCCAGTCTGTAATCACCCGTTTAACAGAAGAACAGATCCGTCAGTTCATGCTGCCAGCAGAGTCTGTTCGCGTGAAACCAACAGGAGAATTTACGATGGAAAGCGGCGGCTCCCTGTTTGGCCGTAAGAATACCTACTGGAGCGAGCAGCTTGTCAGCCATCGCAGCCGCAAAATCACAGTCCGTTTTGATCCGCGCAACCTTCACAGCGAAGTGGCTTGTTATGACCTTGATGGCCGTTTCCTCTGCATGGCGGAATGCCGCGCCGCAGTGGCGTTTGGCGACACCGAGGCTGGTCGTGAACATAACCGTGCCCGCCGTGAAATGATGCGCAGTACGAAGAAAGCGACCAAGGCACTCAACCGCATGACAGCGATTGAAGTGAATGACCTGCTGCCAAAAACAGAGCATGCGGAACAACCAGAACGCCATGTTGTGGAGCGCGTGTTCAATATGGGGAATACCGTCCGGCGTGTGGAGGAAATACAGGATACACAGAATGAGAATGATGTGATTTTTGAGACATTCGTTAATCAGGCGAAACGGTCGCGGAAATGA
- a CDS encoding transcriptional regulator, protein MVTKSQDWHPEDIKAAIRKRGMTTSQLSRMNGLAESTLRNVFRNHWPKGEKIIAEFLGLKASDIWPSRYESTIQKAVA, encoded by the coding sequence ATGGTGACCAAAAGCCAAGACTGGCACCCAGAAGACATCAAAGCAGCGATTAGAAAACGAGGCATGACGACTAGTCAGTTGTCTCGAATGAATGGGTTAGCGGAATCAACACTTCGTAATGTATTCCGCAATCATTGGCCTAAAGGAGAAAAGATAATTGCAGAATTCTTAGGGCTCAAGGCCAGTGATATATGGCCGAGTCGCTATGAAAGTACGATTCAAAAGGCGGTGGCGTAA
- a CDS encoding DeoR family transcriptional regulator translates to MIPEQRRDFIYRYVHEKNVASFNELADLMSVSHMTVRRDIQLLEEEGKVISINGGVKLNNLLKSELPWREKAELHHEVKRRMGQLAAMLIEPGQTLYLDAGTSLFEVAKAVAASHCFNLTVVTNDFSISHYLMDMPHITLYHTGGLVDQRNRSCLGKSAASFLRTINIDVAFLSSSSWDTERGMSTPSEGKASVKEAVLTVSRRRVLVCDSSKFGKYGMFHICSLDQLTDIISDNQLPDVAQDTIASQGVKLHLVDCREGTHHAEVSG, encoded by the coding sequence ATGATCCCCGAACAACGACGTGATTTTATCTACCGCTACGTGCATGAAAAAAACGTCGCCTCGTTTAATGAGCTGGCGGATCTGATGAGCGTGTCACACATGACCGTGCGTCGCGATATTCAGTTGCTGGAAGAAGAAGGCAAAGTCATCTCGATTAATGGCGGGGTGAAACTCAACAATCTGCTGAAATCGGAGCTGCCGTGGCGGGAAAAGGCCGAACTGCATCATGAGGTGAAGCGGCGGATGGGACAGCTTGCCGCAATGCTGATCGAACCGGGGCAAACGCTGTATCTGGATGCCGGCACCTCACTGTTTGAAGTGGCGAAAGCGGTCGCCGCCAGCCACTGCTTCAACCTGACGGTGGTAACGAATGATTTTTCCATCAGCCACTACCTGATGGACATGCCGCACATCACGCTGTATCACACCGGAGGTCTGGTGGATCAGCGCAACCGTTCCTGCCTTGGGAAAAGCGCTGCCAGCTTTCTGCGCACGATTAACATCGACGTGGCGTTTCTCAGCTCGTCCTCATGGGATACCGAACGCGGTATGTCGACCCCCAGCGAGGGCAAAGCCTCGGTGAAAGAGGCGGTGCTCACCGTCTCCCGCCGTCGGGTGCTGGTCTGCGACAGCAGTAAATTTGGCAAATACGGGATGTTCCACATCTGCTCGCTGGATCAACTGACCGACATTATTTCGGATAACCAGTTACCCGATGTGGCGCAGGACACCATTGCCAGCCAGGGCGTGAAACTGCATCTGGTTGATTGCCGGGAGGGAACGCACCATGCTGAAGTTAGCGGCTAA
- a CDS encoding TIM barrel protein — translation MLKLAANLDWLFCEHPIAGRFQAAKAAGFHGVEGLFLWQHSLDVLLAAQQETGLPVALMNAPAGNWQAGERGLASLPERDEEYQRSLMIARDYATALGCRKVHVMAGLRVDTLSASAQRERLTDRLRIACDVMVEAGIDVLIEPLNPQDMPGYFVDSFPLAESLINEVDRKNIGLQFDIYHCQKIHGNVAHFIERYLPIIKHFQIASVPGRHEPGTGELNEAWLFDFIKQTGYQGWMGCEYKPSTPGPESLRWMTPYL, via the coding sequence ATGCTGAAGTTAGCGGCTAACCTCGACTGGCTGTTTTGTGAACACCCCATTGCCGGACGCTTTCAGGCAGCTAAGGCGGCGGGTTTCCACGGCGTTGAAGGGCTGTTTCTCTGGCAGCATTCGCTGGACGTTCTACTGGCAGCGCAGCAGGAAACCGGCCTGCCAGTAGCGTTGATGAACGCCCCGGCGGGTAACTGGCAGGCAGGTGAACGTGGGCTGGCATCCCTGCCTGAGCGTGATGAGGAATATCAGCGCAGTCTGATGATTGCCCGCGATTACGCCACGGCGTTAGGGTGTCGCAAGGTGCACGTCATGGCCGGACTGCGCGTGGACACGCTTTCCGCCAGCGCCCAGCGCGAACGATTGACTGACAGACTGCGTATCGCCTGTGACGTCATGGTCGAGGCCGGAATCGACGTACTGATTGAACCCCTAAATCCGCAAGATATGCCAGGTTATTTCGTCGACAGCTTTCCTCTGGCCGAAAGTCTGATTAACGAAGTGGACAGAAAAAATATCGGCTTACAGTTTGATATTTATCACTGCCAAAAAATACACGGTAATGTTGCGCATTTTATTGAACGCTATTTACCGATAATTAAACATTTTCAGATTGCTTCTGTGCCTGGTCGCCATGAGCCAGGAACGGGAGAATTAAACGAAGCATGGCTCTTTGATTTTATTAAGCAGACAGGTTATCAGGGCTGGATGGGTTGTGAATACAAACCGTCAACACCAGGGCCCGAATCGTTACGCTGGATGACACCGTACTTATAA
- a CDS encoding 3-keto-5-aminohexanoate cleavage protein, producing MSDTVIISLAPVAADCPRVIPEELAQEILASVEHGAAIVHLHVRDKQGRLTPDTTDFQATIDDVMRHSDLIIQASTGGVSAMSIAERCAPLDCPGVEMASLNVGSVNLGDAVYFNPGPDVEYCSQQITQRSIIPEFEVFEIGMINNILALEEKIQFRKPMLFNIVLGHRGSSPATVDALIALRSMIPRDALWGITHFGRKNFDIIAAAVGMGASEVRIGFEDSYYLSAEEKAQHNYQQVAKLATLIRSMDKKVATPDIARQMLAIPPRQ from the coding sequence ATGTCGGATACTGTTATTATCTCGTTGGCACCCGTTGCCGCGGATTGCCCCAGAGTTATACCCGAAGAACTGGCGCAGGAAATATTGGCCAGCGTCGAACATGGTGCGGCAATAGTGCATTTACACGTTCGCGATAAGCAGGGTCGCCTGACGCCGGACACCACGGATTTTCAGGCGACAATCGATGACGTCATGCGCCATTCTGACCTGATTATTCAGGCCTCTACCGGTGGTGTCTCCGCTATGTCGATTGCCGAACGCTGCGCGCCGCTGGATTGCCCCGGCGTCGAAATGGCCTCGCTGAACGTCGGCTCCGTTAACCTCGGCGATGCCGTGTATTTTAATCCCGGACCGGACGTCGAATATTGTTCCCAACAAATTACCCAGCGTTCAATTATTCCTGAATTCGAAGTCTTTGAAATAGGGATGATTAATAACATCCTGGCGCTGGAAGAAAAAATTCAGTTCAGAAAACCCATGTTATTCAATATTGTTCTCGGACATCGTGGAAGTTCCCCGGCGACGGTTGATGCGTTAATTGCCTTGCGGAGTATGATTCCACGTGACGCTTTGTGGGGAATTACGCATTTTGGCCGTAAGAACTTCGATATTATTGCAGCAGCGGTCGGAATGGGTGCCAGTGAAGTGAGGATTGGTTTTGAAGACAGCTATTATTTAAGCGCAGAAGAGAAAGCCCAGCATAATTATCAGCAAGTTGCCAAACTCGCCACGCTTATTCGCAGTATGGATAAAAAGGTCGCCACGCCAGATATTGCGCGGCAAATGTTAGCTATTCCACCACGACAGTAA
- a CDS encoding bile acid:sodium symporter family protein, which yields MTITTVIHKTGLGVCIAGGALAAIGALMQSPALWQPGLVMLTAGFAAGAGYWPGLRSYQFTLWIIAGFVAAMTWSTDLIVWGGFNITHKWIVFLVIQATMFSMGTKLTIQDFIDVAKMPWAVFIGTFCHFVIMPLLGLSITLLFDFPPEVAVGILLIGSCPSGLSSTVMVYIANANLALAVSIAAVSTLAATVMTPLWVNLLAGSMIDIQLTAMVMDVVKIVLIPIGAAILHDYLKTYAGVQGRRTVQILAGISAVWLLYMIAGGWDSLFGSASADAQMYAVVLNFVAGGIIWSLFYNWLYSRVDGVKKVMPTISMMGIIFFTTTAAAAGRDNLVQVGFLLCFAMLMHNLGGFLIGYLMSRWIFRMDVQSARTVAFEVGLQNGGMASGLAAAMGKLATVGLASAVMTPLGNVSGSLLANYWRKKDARQAQALSQNTPAQPISEPLSKG from the coding sequence ATGACTATCACGACCGTTATTCACAAAACCGGACTGGGCGTCTGCATCGCCGGTGGCGCACTGGCGGCAATTGGCGCGCTGATGCAGTCTCCTGCCCTCTGGCAGCCGGGGCTGGTGATGCTGACAGCAGGCTTCGCGGCAGGCGCGGGTTATTGGCCTGGTCTTCGCAGCTATCAGTTTACCCTGTGGATCATCGCCGGCTTTGTCGCCGCGATGACCTGGTCAACCGATCTGATCGTCTGGGGCGGATTCAACATCACGCATAAGTGGATCGTCTTCTTAGTGATCCAGGCGACCATGTTCAGTATGGGCACCAAACTCACGATTCAGGATTTTATCGACGTTGCCAAAATGCCATGGGCGGTGTTCATCGGCACCTTCTGTCATTTCGTCATCATGCCTTTGCTTGGCCTGAGCATCACGCTGCTCTTTGACTTCCCGCCGGAAGTGGCAGTGGGCATTCTACTGATTGGTTCCTGCCCCAGCGGGCTCTCCTCCACTGTGATGGTGTATATCGCTAACGCCAACCTGGCGCTGGCGGTCTCTATTGCCGCCGTCTCGACGCTGGCGGCGACGGTGATGACGCCGCTGTGGGTGAATCTGCTGGCTGGATCGATGATCGACATCCAGCTCACCGCGATGGTGATGGACGTGGTGAAAATCGTGCTGATCCCAATTGGCGCGGCGATTTTACACGACTACCTGAAAACCTATGCCGGTGTGCAGGGGCGTCGTACCGTGCAAATTCTGGCCGGGATCAGCGCCGTCTGGCTGCTGTATATGATTGCCGGCGGTTGGGACTCGCTGTTTGGCAGCGCCAGCGCTGACGCACAAATGTACGCGGTCGTGCTGAACTTTGTGGCAGGCGGGATTATCTGGTCGCTGTTCTACAACTGGCTGTACAGCCGCGTGGACGGCGTTAAGAAAGTCATGCCGACCATCTCAATGATGGGCATCATTTTCTTTACCACCACCGCGGCGGCTGCCGGACGCGACAACCTGGTGCAGGTCGGTTTCCTGCTCTGCTTCGCCATGCTGATGCACAACCTCGGCGGCTTCCTGATTGGCTATCTGATGAGCCGCTGGATCTTCCGTATGGATGTCCAGTCTGCGCGGACGGTGGCCTTCGAAGTCGGTCTGCAAAACGGCGGTATGGCGTCGGGTCTTGCTGCCGCGATGGGCAAACTGGCGACCGTCGGTCTCGCCTCTGCGGTCATGACGCCGCTTGGCAACGTCAGCGGCTCGCTGCTGGCTAACTACTGGCGCAAAAAAGATGCCCGACAAGCACAGGCCCTGAGTCAAAACACACCTGCTCAGCCAATATCAGAACCTCTGTCAAAAGGATAA
- a CDS encoding heme-binding protein: protein MMTLTLEQARRAVDCALDLANTRYTQRPLSVAVCDANGELLSFARMDNAKLLTIELTQRKARTSSRLGCTTQAFLQRLQKESLDISYFADPRFTALPGGVPILHNGKCLGAVAVGGLSAQEDHDAAMAVAESLLKEIAE, encoded by the coding sequence ATGATGACGTTAACTCTGGAACAGGCACGACGCGCGGTGGACTGTGCGCTCGATCTCGCCAATACCCGTTATACGCAACGTCCGCTCAGCGTAGCAGTGTGCGACGCCAACGGTGAATTACTGAGCTTTGCCCGTATGGATAACGCCAAACTGTTAACCATTGAGCTGACACAGCGCAAAGCACGCACCAGCAGCCGTTTAGGCTGCACCACACAGGCGTTCCTACAACGCCTGCAAAAAGAGTCGCTGGATATCAGCTACTTTGCTGACCCACGTTTTACCGCGCTGCCCGGCGGTGTACCGATTCTTCACAACGGTAAATGCCTGGGGGCCGTCGCGGTCGGCGGACTGTCCGCGCAGGAAGATCACGATGCGGCCATGGCCGTTGCCGAAAGTTTGCTCAAGGAGATCGCAGAATGA
- a CDS encoding Asp/Glu racemase: protein MKKIAMLHTSSATLAMMQQLIGDIMPEAEVMHLVEESMIKQVMKAGGVTPNIAARIADYVHIAEKADCEIFITACSSIGTAVEQCQFMTPLQLARIDCAMVENAISLGENIAVLATVATTMKPTLEYVQRKVQASGKPCSVTPILMEEAFHALLAGDMETHDRIVSEGLHSAYKQADVVMLAQASMARVLQQLPPPPVPVMTSPESGIRWLKTLAESA, encoded by the coding sequence ATGAAAAAGATCGCTATGCTTCACACCAGTTCCGCCACGCTCGCCATGATGCAGCAACTGATCGGGGACATCATGCCAGAGGCGGAAGTGATGCACCTGGTCGAAGAGTCGATGATCAAACAGGTGATGAAAGCCGGGGGCGTTACGCCGAACATTGCGGCACGCATTGCCGACTATGTTCACATTGCCGAAAAAGCAGACTGTGAGATTTTCATCACCGCCTGCTCGTCCATTGGCACAGCGGTAGAGCAGTGCCAGTTTATGACGCCGCTGCAACTTGCCCGTATCGACTGCGCGATGGTGGAAAACGCCATTAGCCTGGGTGAAAACATTGCCGTACTGGCCACCGTCGCCACCACGATGAAACCGACGCTGGAGTATGTGCAGCGCAAAGTACAGGCCAGCGGCAAGCCATGCTCGGTGACGCCGATATTGATGGAGGAGGCCTTCCACGCCCTGCTGGCGGGTGATATGGAGACCCACGACCGCATCGTCAGTGAAGGATTACACAGCGCCTATAAACAGGCCGATGTTGTGATGCTGGCACAGGCGTCGATGGCGCGCGTTCTGCAACAGCTTCCTCCTCCGCCCGTCCCGGTGATGACCTCACCAGAAAGCGGTATTCGCTGGCTGAAAACGCTGGCTGAAAGCGCGTAA
- a CDS encoding alcohol dehydrogenase catalytic domain-containing protein, with the protein MKALNLYSVQDVRYEETENLLLKNEDDVLIKVQVAGICGSDISRFGKLGSYNPGLTWGHEFSGVVVDVGAAVSDLKNGDRVTACNCFPCFECTFCQQGRYSQCVDLKVLGGHIKGAFAEYICVPARNVLKLSEEMDFATACFIEPSSVVVHGFRQVDVKAGSRVAVVGCGTIGLLAVQWAKISGATEVFAFDTDEHKLSIASETGADHVFTVQDEDYLSRFNALTEGLGVDVVIESSGNAAGIASSLLLAAKGGAVVLLGIPYGDVAFPRLNFEKIIRSELKVLGSWNSISAPFPGSEWKTSAHYLNTGQIDIKPLISKRIALRDAPATFPGLYQREYPFVKVLIDIGRQE; encoded by the coding sequence ATGAAAGCATTAAATCTCTATTCTGTCCAGGATGTCAGATATGAAGAAACAGAAAACCTGCTCTTAAAAAATGAAGACGATGTATTAATAAAAGTTCAGGTGGCGGGGATTTGTGGTTCTGATATTTCCCGTTTTGGCAAGCTGGGTTCCTATAATCCAGGTCTCACCTGGGGACACGAATTTTCTGGCGTGGTGGTTGATGTGGGAGCGGCTGTTAGCGACCTGAAAAATGGCGACAGGGTGACTGCCTGCAACTGTTTCCCTTGTTTTGAATGTACATTCTGCCAGCAGGGGCGCTACTCGCAATGCGTCGACCTTAAAGTACTGGGAGGGCATATAAAAGGGGCGTTTGCTGAGTATATTTGTGTCCCGGCCCGTAACGTTTTGAAATTGTCCGAAGAGATGGATTTTGCAACCGCCTGCTTTATCGAACCTTCAAGTGTTGTGGTGCATGGTTTTCGGCAGGTCGATGTAAAAGCAGGCAGCCGTGTTGCTGTCGTGGGCTGTGGCACCATCGGGTTGTTGGCGGTGCAATGGGCAAAAATAAGCGGGGCAACTGAAGTTTTTGCATTTGATACTGATGAACATAAGCTTTCCATCGCCAGCGAAACAGGTGCAGATCATGTTTTCACTGTTCAGGATGAGGATTACCTCTCACGTTTTAATGCGTTAACAGAAGGCTTGGGTGTTGATGTCGTTATTGAGTCCTCTGGTAATGCAGCAGGTATTGCCAGTTCACTACTACTGGCGGCAAAAGGCGGCGCCGTTGTTCTGCTGGGGATCCCCTATGGGGACGTTGCTTTCCCACGACTCAATTTTGAAAAGATCATTCGTAGCGAGCTAAAAGTGCTGGGTTCATGGAATTCAATTTCGGCACCGTTTCCCGGCAGCGAATGGAAAACATCAGCGCACTACCTGAATACGGGGCAAATAGATATCAAGCCGCTCATCTCCAAAAGGATTGCCCTCAGGGATGCACCCGCAACCTTCCCGGGTCTTTACCAGCGCGAATACCCCTTTGTGAAAGTCCTGATTGACATTGGCAGGCAGGAATAG
- a CDS encoding HPr family phosphocarrier protein: MIRQSVKVVNSTGLHARPAASLAKIVKKYTSSLTLINNGKEIQIKGMMSILGAGVKGNTMVDLICNGEDEHELMNELKLAFADGFGEKE; this comes from the coding sequence ATGATTAGACAAAGTGTCAAGGTTGTAAATAGTACCGGGTTGCATGCGCGGCCAGCGGCATCCCTTGCCAAAATTGTGAAGAAATATACCTCGTCATTAACGTTAATTAATAACGGTAAGGAAATTCAGATTAAAGGTATGATGAGTATTCTCGGTGCCGGGGTTAAAGGTAACACGATGGTGGATCTTATCTGCAATGGTGAAGATGAACATGAGTTAATGAATGAGTTAAAGCTCGCTTTTGCTGATGGTTTCGGCGAAAAAGAGTAA
- a CDS encoding class II aldolase, whose product MPLVNGKILLDRIREKRVLAGAFNTTNLETTISILNAIERSGLPNFIQIAPTNAQLSGYDYIYEIVKRHADKMDVPVSLHLDHGKTFEDVKQAVRAGFTSVMIDGAAFSFEENIAFTAAAVDFCKSYGVPVEAELGAILGKEDDHVSEADCKTEPEKVRTFVEQTGCDMLAVSIGNVHGLDDVPRIDIPLLQRIAEVSPVPLVIHGGSGIDEDTLRSFVNYNVAKVNIASDLRKAFITSVGKAYEQNNNEANLARVMSSAKQAVEEDVYSKILMMNKGHQFLRKAS is encoded by the coding sequence ATGCCATTAGTTAACGGAAAAATTTTGCTCGACCGTATCCGTGAGAAGCGCGTACTTGCCGGTGCGTTCAATACCACGAATCTGGAAACTACAATCTCAATTCTTAATGCAATTGAACGGTCAGGTCTACCCAACTTTATTCAGATTGCCCCGACAAATGCGCAGCTTTCTGGCTATGACTATATTTATGAGATTGTAAAACGTCATGCCGATAAGATGGACGTGCCCGTCAGTCTTCACCTCGATCACGGAAAGACATTTGAAGATGTGAAACAGGCTGTTCGTGCAGGATTTACCTCCGTTATGATTGATGGCGCAGCTTTTTCTTTTGAGGAGAATATTGCCTTTACCGCCGCAGCAGTTGATTTCTGTAAGTCTTACGGTGTGCCCGTTGAAGCTGAATTGGGGGCAATTTTAGGTAAGGAAGACGATCATGTCAGTGAGGCTGATTGTAAAACCGAACCAGAAAAAGTACGTACCTTCGTTGAGCAAACGGGCTGCGACATGCTTGCGGTATCAATCGGCAACGTACATGGTTTGGATGATGTTCCGCGTATTGATATTCCATTGTTGCAGAGAATTGCAGAAGTCTCTCCTGTCCCTCTGGTCATCCATGGCGGCTCTGGTATTGATGAAGACACGCTGCGCAGTTTCGTTAATTACAATGTGGCTAAGGTAAATATCGCCAGCGATCTGCGCAAAGCGTTTATCACTTCTGTCGGTAAAGCCTATGAGCAAAATAATAATGAAGCCAACCTGGCGCGCGTTATGTCCTCAGCCAAGCAGGCTGTGGAAGAGGATGTGTATTCTAAAATCCTTATGATGAATAAAGGCCATCAATTTCTCCGTAAAGCATCCTGA
- a CDS encoding UTRA domain-containing protein — protein sequence MSSVLKDSEIPLYMQVSEWIRENIYKGELGKGDRIPSENQIMDILHVSRGTVKKAVSMLVNEGLLVQVQGKGTFVKKENISYALGEGLLSFAESLESQHISFTTEVIDSYIEKASKSVAEKLKIEPGAPILYLKRVRSVDGERVMLIENRINMALCPGIADIDFNKQNLFPTVEELSGQKIVYSESRYAAKIVGSERGHYLEVNEDAPVLHLEQLVFLENKMPFDLGNVWLKSDKYYLGTILQRR from the coding sequence ATGAGTTCAGTACTCAAAGATTCAGAAATTCCACTGTATATGCAGGTGTCGGAGTGGATTCGCGAAAATATTTACAAAGGTGAATTGGGGAAAGGAGATCGTATCCCTTCTGAAAATCAGATCATGGACATCCTTCACGTCAGTCGCGGAACGGTGAAAAAAGCGGTCTCGATGTTGGTCAATGAAGGATTGCTCGTTCAGGTTCAGGGCAAGGGCACGTTTGTCAAAAAAGAAAATATCTCTTATGCACTGGGTGAAGGGTTACTCTCTTTTGCTGAATCACTTGAAAGTCAGCATATCTCCTTTACCACCGAAGTTATCGATTCATATATCGAGAAAGCGTCAAAAAGTGTTGCTGAAAAACTAAAAATTGAGCCAGGGGCTCCCATTCTCTACCTGAAACGTGTGCGTAGTGTTGATGGTGAAAGAGTGATGTTGATTGAGAACAGAATCAATATGGCGCTTTGTCCTGGCATCGCCGATATCGATTTTAATAAACAAAATTTGTTTCCTACAGTGGAAGAACTTTCCGGACAAAAAATTGTTTATTCCGAAAGTCGGTATGCTGCGAAAATTGTGGGTAGCGAACGTGGACATTATCTTGAGGTTAATGAAGATGCACCTGTTTTGCACCTGGAACAACTTGTCTTTCTCGAAAATAAAATGCCGTTTGATTTAGGTAATGTCTGGCTTAAATCGGATAAATACTATTTAGGAACTATTCTACAACGACGATAG